The Lates calcarifer isolate ASB-BC8 linkage group LG11, TLL_Latcal_v3, whole genome shotgun sequence genomic sequence ACATTCCCAGGTTAATTCTGCATTCTGTTGTAGATTTAGGGCTAAGCTAACATGACATACAATCCCCATCTAATTTGCCATCCTTATGCAGAGCTTTACCACAAACTAAATGCTCACCACAAATAGCTGCAAATATCAGTTAGTGTGTTAATGTAGAACTGACTGCAATGCTAATggaccaaaaaaatgtcagtggcaGACTTCTGTTTTAACTGAGCTCTAAGCTAAACTAGACTCTAAAGCTGACATTAACCTAGATTTACCACACCTCAAATAGCATATTGTCCTTctactacagtgtgtgtgtgtatgtgtgtcacaaAGTTGCTTTTGTGGTCACTTAACATCAGTAGCATCTGAAAGGAAGAAATTGAGTTCAACCAATTGTATATAACCACaataaggtcaaaggtcagaggatTATGCTCGCTGACAGAGAAATGAAGGAACCAAAGTGTACACTCAAATCTAGAACCTGCGTTATCACTGGAAGAGcatcattttggaaaatacaacAATATGATGGGATATGGTAGAGAAGAGCAGTAAACAGGGACACATAGTTGGACACTTATAGTTGTTAAAAACCAACTGGAGCAAATCAAAGTGCACTGTGACATTAGATCTGACCCTGTTTTGTTTGAGGTTGCTCCTGCAAAGATCTCAACTGTCATGATTTGATTGAGACTTAATTCAAGCTGTTTTGACTTGACTGCCCAAAATAGATGTTGTTTTGTCCATGAGGTCCTAATAGGTCATTGAAAGGGTGAAGATTGAGGAGAAATGGGTCTTGACCttgacataaaaatgaaaatgcagtgtTTTACAATGTATGAAATAGTATGCCAATTATATGTTTTACATATAGTTATATTTTTACAACTGGCATATAATACTCCAGGAcaaaaaaatggaaagtttAAACCTAAACATAGTCTAGGgaattgacattttaaaacaatatgCCTTGTAAGagaatatgaatatgtacaAAATGCTATTTCTCTGTGCCTAACGtgtccatctttgttttttccagaaCTTCTCCCCTCAGATGTCTGGTGGCTATGAAGATAAATCTCCTGCCGTGGCTGTGATTGGACCTATGGTagacacatatacatacatacactgtatTATTTCCCTGTGAATTCTGATGATGCGGTGTGTGACCTTGcctgtgtttgattgacagggcCCAATGGGACCCCGTGGACCTCCTGGACCTCCTGGTTCTAGCGTAAGTACATCACTTCTTTCTTCCTCATCTCAAAATGTTGCAGATTTAAAGCTGTGAAGACAGAGCATACGCGTATACATCAGCATACACGTATACATCAGCATACACAATGCATCATGATCACTACTCTGTGGTTAGTTAGtgccacacacaaaaaatgctGTGCAAGTAGACAAACTGCCTCTTACTGCATATTCAGTTAcaacagaaagcaaaaaaggAGACATATTGAATACAAAGTGAATGGAAAGACACATCTGTCTGGAGCAGTATGAGTTGATGTGAAGATGCATCCATGTgaactgaaaatgtcaaaaatttaaACATAAAAGTACAGAGACCAGGTAAAAAAGAAGAGTGACTGGAAGGAagtaacagaaaaacatgtgtTTCCACTCAGTCGGTGGCTGAGCTGAACACAAATGCTCTCCCACAGACACTGTTGCTGTTTCCATTGCCTACTAGTTTACACTAACATCTGTACTGTTGGTACACTGTTTGGGTTGAAACAAAAACGGTCCAGTTGTTAGACTTACATTGCTGCATTATCCTATGTGCTTCTCACTAAAATATGAATTATCAGCACCAGGAAAGATCTTAAGCCAGACAGCAGCCTAAAGCAAAGCTTCAAAGCAGCAGTgagacagcacagacaaataATGCCTTCTGTTTGAAGTGGCTCTAATATGCATATGCATATTATCAAAATACCATACATATTTATACAGCAATATGACAGTTTTAGTGATTGTATTTTGGTGTGTCTCCCCCTACAGGGACCTCAGGGATTCACTGGCCCCCCTGGTGAGCCTGGAGAGGCTGGACCTTCTGTGAGTATTAAGAACACAGAGGCAAATACACACTTACACTGCATCTTGCTAGTCTATAGCCATTGTCAACTAATGTGTGTCTTTCTCTACAGGGCCCCATGGGTCCCCGTGGTCCTGGAGGCCCTCCTGGAAAGAACGGAGAGGATGTAAGTCCATTGGATCTCTTTATATTCATTAGCTATATCTCAGATTAGATTACAGAATGACTTTATcatttctctgcctttctttttcttagGGTGAGTCTGGCAAACCCGGTCGCCCAGGTGAGCGCGGACCTCCCGGTCCACAGGTAAGTTGCCATTGCAGCATAATTCTTACTGATGTACAGCAAGTATGTTACTGTGCATCAGTAAGAATTTGTTAAGAAAGTTGTTAAGTAATAACAACCACAGAGTTGTGATATTAAATTCTGCCCCCCTATGTTATCTTTCTCTCAGGGAGCCCGTGGTTTCCCAGGAACTCCTGGTCTCCCTGGAATCAAGGGACACAGAGTGAGTGAAAACTTACATTTCCTCATTCAGCAAACCACATATCAGCAATATGGCATCTCCTAATTATGGACGTgtatgtctctctttctctttaggGATTCAGTGGTCTGGATGGTGCTAAGGGAGAGACTGGTCCTGCTGGACCCAAGGTGACCGTCCCTCTTTGTTTACTTGCTCTTCCATATCTTCCATGTCTCAGTGTAGAGAAATGTCTAAATAGTGTCAGTAGTGATAGAAGTAGTAGCTGTAGCAGTGGCACCAATAGTAATAGTGATAGTAGTAGCAGGAGCAGAACTTGTGCTCATAGTATTAGTGGGGTGCTCAGTGAATAGTACTGCAGTTTCATGAAGTTAGGGAACTGAAAAGATACACGTTGAGAAAGAATGCATAAAATTAAAGTTGCTGACATTATGATATTCAGACTTTTAGTCCCTAAAACTGGCTCCTATATTTCCTGTAATGCAACCAATAGCATCTTTTCTTTAGATCTGCCCTGCCATATAAATGCACGTCTTTCAACTTTACACCCCCCAGTTTctaatgcatgcatgcatttctgttaaaaatgtttaaaccTCAGGCCCACTCCTAATGACTTACAAGCTTACTTTTATGTGACCCTTTAGGTATTAGTATTATCTGTGGTCACAGTGGTGTCACAAGTAGTAGCAGCCATATTGGCAAGCTGTTAGCTTGTATTAGCCATATTGACCAGattgattattattgataaATGATGCTACAGTTTCTATCATTCTCACCACCTCACCTTTGTGCCTGTATGTTTAGGGAGAGGCTGGAGCTCCTGGTGAGAATGGAACCCCTGGTGCTATGGTGAGTCAAACAAACCTCCTATGTCTTTTATGTATTTGCCATCCTGTTATTCCTCTCCCTTCCAACTGATGCCAATTTAAAGAgtatgactgactgactgtctttCTCCATCTCAGGGACCTCGTGGCTTGCCTGGCGAGAGAGGCCgtgttggtgctgctgggtCTGCTGTGAGTCAACATATACACATTCAGCTTTTGCATTCAATCAGTCCATCAGCAAATGACAATATCAACCaatcatgtttgtctgtgtgctgcAGGGAGCTCGTGGTAATGAtggtgctgctggtgctgctggacCTCCTGTAAGTCATTCTCTAAAGCTTAAATTTTTCCCAGAACTTCAGAACACAGTTTTTAGTGTGAACATCCATGAACATGCAACTCTGTCCTTTGCTTACCATTTTTGAATGTACAACTTCCAATGACCCCTGCTATTGAAAAATCTCCAGAGCAATCTTGGCTACTTTTCCAAGTGAAAAGGTCATAAATAGCACTTAAatcacacacaataaataagCTCTAACACTCccaattaaaaatatatatcctTAATTGGGTGTAAATGTAGcgtaaatgtatttttgtaaggTTATTGtattaattttctctttctttctttgtataAGTCCTGTTATCTAAGATGTTGTCATTAATAGTTTAGATTTTGCTCTGTTGAACAGATCAGCCAGATCAAAAATTATTTTGCTGTGTTAACAATGGTAACACTAGTCATTTGAATCTGCTACGTTCataatctttttattttattgtgtcttCTCAGGGTCCCACTGGCCCAGCTGGACCTCCTGGATTCCCTGGTGGCCCTGGAGCCAAGGTACAACTAAGCCTTGAACATTTTGCTTCAACCAAtgttctcttctcttctcttctctcttctaaGGATCATTAGAAAGTCACTGACATGGCTGTGCAGTGCTTTGCAGAATTAGGTAGTTGACTTTAAATTTGACGTTTGACCCAACACGGGTCACATGGAGTGGGGATCATACAGGGTCATAAGAGTTGCAAAGGAATTCTGTACTATGTTCCAATTGCATATTAATTGCATGCTCAATCAGGTTTAAGAATATATAGTGTGTTCATACAGGGAAATAATACAATGACAAAATTAAGTGTCAGTATGGATACTACACTACTACTGACCATGCTGTTGACAACACTGGAAATTAAGAAGTTGCTCATGGCTAGGGACAGTAATAATTACAGCTGGGTTGACATCAAGTGTACAAACTTTGGTATATTGAGAAGATCAGTATTTAGTGATACTGTATGATATTACGATGATTTTTGAATTAGCTCTACTTTTGGTTCATTTTTGGCTGGGATTTGGTGTAGGAGACATAAGCAGTggcatttaaaaaagaacaaagccacactgactttttaatcatttttaaattaaatacagcGTAACCTAAAAATAGAATCCCCTCTTCTTGTATATAATCTTTCCTTCAGCCTTTTTGCTTTGATACCAGTATTTTTCATTGCTCTACAAGTATTTGACCATGGTTTGGACATGATTATCtaagttttgttctttgttccTCCTCTACCCAGGGTGATGCCGGACCTCAGGGTGCTCGTGGAGCTGAGGGCCCCTCTGGAGCCCGTGGTGAGCCTGGAAACCCTGGACCTGCTGGCCCCGCTGGACCTGCTGTAAGTACTAACAATAATATCTTAATTATTGTTAGAATTCTAGACTTTTATTGTGCATTGTCTTCCCATCTAGAAAATGGCAGTCCAAATTTGGGGACTGATATTTTCTGAACAGGAAGTGGAccacaaaataattatttgtggCTCACTTTCAATTTCACAAAGCAAAGTATTAAATATAGAAAGTAAAACGTCCTCACTGGCTTAATGGTATCTTAATCATTCAGAAGAACTCTCTGGCTTCTGGATTGTTGATGAAaatttttctccttctttctcctctcaggGAAACCCCGGAACTGATGGAGCCCCCGGAGCTAAGGGAGCCCCTGTGAGTATTACATTTCCTTTATAGGCATGTCAGAGTTGAAGGTTTGAATCCCTGTCTAGCTCAAAAGGTTGAGTAAGGCTCTAACGAAGCAGCCAGGGCTGAGTTTTTATAGTTAGCATAGACACAGACACTCATTATTGCCAGTACAATGCAATATGATGTgactgtgctgttgttgtgtgctgccccctgcaggGTGCTGCTGGAGTTGCTGGAGCTCCCGGTTTCCCTGGACCCCGCGGACCCCCAGGAACTCAGGGTGCTGCTGGCGCCCCTGGACCAAAGGGTAACACTGTGAGTAAAGCACTCTCAGAACTAGTCAAAGCCAAAActagcatttttttctgtcccttGTGAtgaacataattaaaaacaagtCCTCAGTCCAAACATACATAAGTAAAAGTGAAACTACTGAACCAAAAGTAAacatattacttttacttacttttttttttttctagtgctttttctgtttgttgttgacaactatttgtgttgtttttgtttttgtttagggtttttgtttgtttccttgtatttgtttttgagcTCTACATAGgttattatttagtttttgtaTATGTCTATTTGTTTTAGATGACTGATATCAGTTGCTACTgaactgtttttgttattttttaattcatctgTATATGATTGCGTATTTGATTGTTTCCCTCAGGGTGATGTTGGTTCCCCAGGAGCCAAGGGAGAGGCCGGTGCCAAGGGAGAGGCTGTAAGTTCACCACAGTCATCAGCATGAACCTTAGTTCGCTTGTCATTTCTACACATTTGGTCacattctgtctgtgtgtgttttacagggTGCTCCAGGAGTTCAAGGACCCCCAGGACCTCCTGGTGAGGAGGGCAAGAGAGGAGCCAGAGGAGAGCCTGGTGCTGCAGGAGTCCGTGGAGCTCCTGGAGAGCGAGTATGTATCTTAACGCAATTTTTATTACATCAGCGTATATGGTATAATATTCTTTAAACTAACTATAGTGGGGAGGGAAAGCAATAGAGTTTCCTTCTGATGGTGCATTCTTACTTCAAAGAGAAAAAGTGTATCTAATGTATCTGCATCTAATAGAGCATCTATTTAGaatctttttacattttttgcatAAATTACCATTTTAAGGCACACTAATTTGATTACTTTTGTGTAGCTACAGACTTAACatgactttaaataaataaaaaaataaaacaaaacaaaacagaacattatGCTGGCCAGTGCAAATTGGATTAAATGTTCTTTTCTGCTTGGAAACCAGACAGAAGAAAGGTCAAAATATTTCCTACTTACTGTATATGATATAAGTCTCTATAGGATAGGGTACAAATAATGCAGACATCCTCATCTCATCAAGACCATGTAAAAAACATTCTAAAGCTCCTGCAGTCCAGACAAAGTAGAACCGTAAATGACATATTGTGCATGATGGGCAAACAGAAAAAGGCTCAAACAGAACAGAATGGAATAAACATAGATTACGCTTGGGGTTGCAGAGTCTCATGCTACCACTAGGTGGTGGAAGAAATTTAAACTAAAGTTTGCAATCAGTCCCAACAGTGCTGTAACACTTAACTAAGATTGAGTAGAATTTTCCACAATACACATGGAATACACAAAAGATAGGACATGATTCAGCTCATGCTATAGGGCATCCATGTCTACATGTAACAGTGTTGGCTTTTGCTCGTAGGACTAAGCAAGATGTGCTTGATTTTCTTTATAGGGTGGTCCTGGTGGTCGTGGTTTCCCTGGTGCTGATGGCTCTGCTGGACCCAAAGTGAGTAaaacatatagacacacactgatacctctttccatttcatttttgagATGCTTCAGAATGGTTTAGATTTTACTAATcctgtctgcctttttttttctctctctctctgcctatCCTAGGGTGCCCCTGGTGAGCGTGGTGCCCCTGGATTGGTTGGACCTAAAGGTGCCACTGGTGAGCCTGGCCGCACTGGCGAGCCTGGTCTGCCTGGAGCTAAGGTGAGATACCCTACTAACAATCTGTCACATAATTGTCACCAGCATAATTTAGCCACTGTACAGACTctcctctgacccctgacctctgacttgTAGGGTATGACTGGCAGCCCCGGCAGCCCTGGACCTGATGGCAAGATGGGACCTTCTGTAAGTTCATCTTCActataataatttttttatcATAATATTATCAAAACACTTACAGTTGAAGATTATGTAAATTGATCCTTAATTAATCCTCCTGAACAGGGAGCCCCTGGACAAGATGGCCGCCCCGGACCCCCTGGCGCTGTTGGAGCTAGAGGCCAGCCTGGAGTCATGGGATTCCCCGGACCCAAGGGAGCCGCTGTAAGTAATGTGTCACAACTGCTTTACAGTATACTTGATCAGATTTTTCACTAGTCAGTGGGCTAACTAGGCTACTGATAAAATCTCTGGTGACTGTGCTTTTCTATTCCTGTTTGTAGGGTGAGGGTGGAAAGCCCGGTGAGAGAGGAGTAATGGGACCCACCGGCCCTGTTGTAAGTTCTCTACACTATCTACTGTACTCTACTATTTTCTTGTCATGTATAGATCCTGTGTGACTAAAAGTCTGCCATCTTTCTTCCCAGGGTGCTCCTGGAAAGGATGGTGATGTTGGTGCCCCAGGCCCTGCTGGACCTGCTGTAAGTAAAACACATGTCCACATTAACACTTGGCTCAGCTGCAGTATCCCTTATGCGCCTGATGGCCTCTCACTACAAGATACTTCAAACTACACATTTCTGTTAGCCCTGACACTTCCCCTCTTGCTCATTTTCAGGGTCCCGCTGGCGAGAGAGGAGAGcaaggagctgctggagctccTGGATTCCAGGGTCTTCCAGGACCCCAGGGTGCTGTTGGTGAGACTGGAAAGCCCGGAGAGCAGGTACTGACTGAGGTTGATCGACATACTCTGATCAAATGGATACTTTCTAGTGAATTAAAGCATTAAATTGCCTCTACCTCTATTTCTCTGTCTATCTAGGGTCTGCCTGGTGAGGCTGGAGCCCCTGGACCTGCCGGAGCCAGAGTAAGTTACTCATTATCATCATATCACAATTACTCAATAGTCTGATCCCAGCAGTATATTTAAATGGAGACTCAAAATTGTATATTAGTTTATAATGAATACATTTCTACCAACAACATGACAAACAGTTAAgaaaaattttgtttttgttgttgttttaaattgaTTCAGCTATGTAAGTTAAAATTACCTAAAATGTTGGTTGAGAATGTAGGTTACTATAACACAGTGAACTGGCTCAACCTTTGCCCTATTTTATAGCCCAAACACTGTTAGCAAAGagctgctagctagctaacttgCCAACAGGTTCTTTTAGCACATTTAACATACTGATGTTAATGCTACTACCTGCTAGCTAATAAGGCTAATACTAAAGAGATGTTGGCTAGCTGAGCatgatatgatgatgatatggCTAGTTTTAACTTACAAAAAGAAGGACCTCCAGTAATGCCACCTGAGGAAAGTCACTTCATAAAAAAGAGACTTGCTTTCCAGATAGTTATCTCTGTTAATTGGAGTGGTGTGtgaaatgtatgttttaaaaCAGATGTATTTCAAGATGAAAGCATTATACCTCATATTAGTTAGTACCTCCATTTGGGGAATACAATTGGggaatacaatacaatacaatccACCTTTTACAGAAGCGAGCCACAGTTACATAGATCCTCATGAGTTGTTTGACCACTCCTGCACTCCTATTTCAATTTACCTAACTCTCAGCTACCTTCTCCCTTCAGGGTGACAGAGGATTCCCTGGTGAGCGTGGTGCACCTGGACCTATTGGACCAGCTGGTGCCCGTGGATcccctggagctgctggaaacGATGGTGCTAAGGTAAATCCTGGTGTATATTGAAAGAAAATAATGGATATCCTGTGATCAGGTAGCATATTCTACCTGATTTGATTTCTTTCTCCTAATCCTTCTTGCCTTGCTCACCtactttctcttcctccttagGGAGATGCCGGAGCCCCTGGTGCTCCCGGAGCTCAGGGTCCTCCTGGACTGCAGGGAATGCCTGGTGAGCGCGGTGCAGCTGGTCTTCCAGGACTGAGGGGAGACAGAGTGAGTTGTGTCAACAGTATTCCTTGTATATACCATGGCACgaggtgtaactaataacttCAGATGTACATTAGTGCACTAGTAACACTTTCAGGGTTATTAGAGATGAAACACATTAAAGTAACAAATCTTTAATCAGGCCTTCCACTATGATGAATCTGACCAATTTAAAAGCCATCTCCACCATCCACAGCAGCCCCCCATTATCACCACATTTAAAGTTTCTACAGTAATTACTGGTCTGTTGTAGTACAGCTTACAGAATGCTCACAGTATTACAGGATCTAATGTATGATCATCCCCTTTGTACCCCAAACCCCCCCATCATCCAATAACTTAGGGTGACCAAGGAGCAAAGGGCGCTGATGGAGCTCCTGGTAAGGATGGTCCCCGCGGTTTGACTGGACCAATTGGACTTCCCGGACCTGCTGGAGCCACCGGAGATAAGGGAGAGCCTGGTGCCGTTGGACTTGTCGGACCTGCTGGAGCCCGTGGACCCCCTGTAAGCaacagtctgtctgtccctctgagGATCAGTAAAGGAACCTTCAATTCAAAGTTCTCTAGCCACTTGATTTGTGAATCTTCCTTGGTTGACATTTCATAATCCATCTCTTTCTCAGGGTGAGCGTGGAGAGGCCGGACCACCTGGACCTGCTGGATTCGCTGGACCTCCTGTAAGTCAGTTCTCCATGAATGTCCTGGCTTCTCTTACCAACCgttttccttttgtttgcaGCTTTATCACAGAATTtactgaaaaatgatttttctctctctctctctctctatccacCACCATTCCAACTCAGGGTGCTGATGGACAGCCTGGTGCTAAGGGAGAGCCTGGAGATAATGGTGCTAAGGGAGATGCTGGTCCCCCTGGTGCTGCTGGACCCACTGGTGCTCCTGGACCTCAGGTTTGTGAACTTATAAATTTTTTTCACCCCATCACATTATGGAAGATGCAGTAATTTGCAATAAATAGCTACATTGCCTGCTACTGGTTATCCCATGTTGACTGATACTATGTTGTGTCCTTTCAGGGTCCTGTTGGAAACACTGGCGCCAAGGGAGCCCGTGGACCTGCTGGACCTCCTGTAAGCCACCACTCCTCttattctctgtctgtctcttcctctttaacatttaaatttataCCAACCACCATCAGTTCTTAGATCAGGAATATCTCAAGCACTACtgtagaggtcagaggtgacaATGTTCCTGACCAAACTGAACTGTTATGAGAGCTGAGCAAAGAAAGTTGAAAGCACTGAAAAAGTACTCTAGACACAATACtctataaaacatgtttaaactCAGATGTTTCACTTATGTTGCACAACCCCCCATTGTTTATGAttcatctctgttttttaattgtttgcACTGACTTAATACAGCAATTTTCCAGCCTCTGTCACCTAATATACCTCTGTCTGTCCCCTTAGGGTGCTACTGGCTTCCCTGGTGCTGCTGGCAGAGTTGGACCTCCCGGCCCCTCTGTAAGTCTTTCTCCAATGTTACTAGCACTTCTTGTTCCTGTGGCTGAGGTCAAAGTCCTGGATGGTTTTTAACAGTGCTATTTTTTACCCCTTCCCTACACAGGGCAACCCTGGACCTCCCGGACCCGCTGGACCCTCTGGCAAGGAAGGACCCAAAGGAAACCGTGGTGAGACTGGACCCGCTGGTCGCCCTGGTGAGGTTGGTGCTGCTGGACCCCCAGGAAGTTCTGGAGAGAAGGGTAGCCCTGGCGCTGATGGTGCACCTGTAAGTTTTCTGTACTGCAGACCCGTATAACACAAGAATGAGCCACTTCCACCACAGTCTATCACAGAAGCAAATGACTGATTTCCAATAAATGTCAGATTGAGTTGATACTCACTAaattaagaaattattttaagCAGTAGCAGTGACTTAAAGTCACCACATTTTCACTGACTTCATGCAGCTTTGGTTTAGATGTTGGTTACTGTCATTTCTGCCACCCTGCACCTTGAAGTCTAACcaatttttctttgtttgtctctgtcacCCCATGCAGGGTAGCGCTGGTCTGCCTGGACCTCAGGGTATTGCTGGACAGCGTGGTATTGTTGGTCTgcctggacagagaggagagagaggcttCCCCGGCCTGCATGGACCTGCTGTAAGTTTTAAGTTTTACAAATCAAATCACTTCTCCTGAAAAGGAAAACCCTGATAATGAATGGGAAATTCTATTTTGTTTAATTAGTAACTTCCCATGCCCATGCTGCCTAAGCAAACCCAGATAGGCTTTTAACATTTAGAAAAGCATCTGAGAATATTACAATTGCACTGATTGTGGCTGTGTCACCCACAGGGAGAGACTGGAAAGCAGGGACCTGCTGGCCCCGGTGGTGAGCGTGGACCTCCTGGACCCATGGGACCCCCTGGACTGGCTGGAGCCCCTGGAGAGCCTGGACGCGAGGTATGATGAAATAATTGCAGCTGAGAACAACAAAGCtaactgtctgtctttcatGTACAAGTGTTTATAAGTCAACACTGAAGGTGTTTCTTAATCAGTTAACCTgctgtgtgcttttgttttagGGAGCCCCTGGTAACGAAGGAGCAGCTGGCCGTGATGGAGCCGCTGGACAAAAGGTGAGTGTATCACTAACTGACCAGCAGCAGACACTGATACACTGATTTAGGTGAGCATCTACTGTAGTTAGCTAGCGGAAAAGCTATCATTATCACACACAGTAAAGTTTCTACATAAACAAAATCAGTGGTCAAATATCTGACTGCTTCCAAGGAAAGACTTTATTTGAGCATTTTCCACCATTACAGACCTTGAGCTGGTGAAATAAAGaaattttgtgtttgcattttagGGAGAACGTGGAGAGACAGGCGCTGCTGGAGCCCCTGGTGCCCCTGGACCCCCTGGTGCCCCCGGACCTGTTGGACCCGCTGGAAAGAACGGCGACCGTGGAGAGACTGTGAGTGATGAAGCCACCCTGATAATTCCACGGTTTAGTCACCGCCTCAGTCTTTTTATGAATTTGTCAAACTTCATGTTGATTAGCCACAGATATTACTGTAGATCTACTGAAGATGACAGCAAAAATTGCATTTCACAGCAACCTGCCTCTACgtaaaactgatttttcttcTACTTTAGGGACCTGCTGGCCCAGCTGGCCCTGCTGGCCCTGCTGGACCTCGTGGCCCTGCTGTAAGTAACAATATCAGCACCATTAATAGACCATTACAGTAGATGGAACATTATGCTGacaaaggcaaaacaaaacttcaTCCCCTTTTTCCTTCCAACAGGGAGCTCCTGGACTCCGTGGAGACAAGGGAGAGACtggagaggctggagagagaggcaTGAAGGGACACAGAGGATTCACTGGCATGCAGGGACCTCCTGGACCTTCTGTATGTAACCTTACTACACTTAGTGCATACAAACAGCACATAATGTATTGAATACATACTCAACTTCTAactcctttttttgtttttgttcatagGGACCCCCTGGAGATCAGGGACCTGCTGGTTCTGCTGGACCCGCTGGTCCTAGAGTGAGTTAATAGGCTTCACAATCTTTAACTGCTTAAAGCAGTTTTAcgttttcatatttcattttccaTATCTAAAAGTGTTTGGTGGGACTTTACATTTAGACACTTTAAGgttttcctctcttctgtctGCAGGGCCCTGCTGGATCTGCTGGTTCTCCTGGTAAGGATGGTATGAGTGGTCTGCCCGGACCCACTGGACCTCCTGGACCTCGTGGACGCAGTGGCGAGATGGGACCTGCTGTAAGTCTAACAAACTGTTTAACTATCTAtccattcatttgtttatttattttgtgtctccTAACTCAAGGAACAAGGAGGTTGTGATTTTTAAGCGCACCACAAACCTGTAAGCAGTTACGAATTAACCaactt encodes the following:
- the col1a1a gene encoding collagen, type I, alpha 1a isoform X2 — translated: MFSFVDLRLALLLSAAVLLVRAQGEDDRTGGSCTLDGQVFADRDVWKPEPCQICVCDSGTVMCDEVICEDTTDCPNPIIPHDECCPICPDDGFQESKVEGPKGERGPKGDRGPPGPPGNDGIPGQPGLPGPPGPPGPPGLGGNFSPQMSGGYEDKSPAVAVIGPMGPMGPRGPPGPPGSSGPQGFTGPPGEPGEAGPSGPMGPRGPGGPPGKNGEDGESGKPGRPGERGPPGPQGARGFPGTPGLPGIKGHRGFSGLDGAKGETGPAGPKGEAGAPGENGTPGAMGPRGLPGERGRVGAAGSAGARGNDGAAGAAGPPGPTGPAGPPGFPGGPGAKGDAGPQGARGAEGPSGARGEPGNPGPAGPAGPAGNPGTDGAPGAKGAPGAAGVAGAPGFPGPRGPPGTQGAAGAPGPKGNTGDVGSPGAKGEAGAKGEAGAPGVQGPPGPPGEEGKRGARGEPGAAGVRGAPGERGGPGGRGFPGADGSAGPKGAPGERGAPGLVGPKGATGEPGRTGEPGLPGAKGMTGSPGSPGPDGKMGPSGAPGQDGRPGPPGAVGARGQPGVMGFPGPKGAAGEGGKPGERGVMGPTGPVGAPGKDGDVGAPGPAGPAGPAGERGEQGAAGAPGFQGLPGPQGAVGETGKPGEQGLPGEAGAPGPAGARGDRGFPGERGAPGPIGPAGARGSPGAAGNDGAKGDAGAPGAPGAQGPPGLQGMPGERGAAGLPGLRGDRGDQGAKGADGAPGKDGPRGLTGPIGLPGPAGATGDKGEPGAVGLVGPAGARGPPGERGEAGPPGPAGFAGPPGATGFPGAAGRVGPPGPSGNPGPPGPAGPSGKEGPKGNRGETGPAGRPGEVGAAGPPGSSGEKGSPGADGAPGSAGLPGPQGIAGQRGIVGLPGQRGERGFPGLHGPAGETGKQGPAGPGGERGPPGPMGPPGLAGAPGEPGREGAPGNEGAAGRDGAAGQKGERGETGAAGAPGAPGPPGAPGPVGPAGKNGDRGETGPAGPAGPAGPAGPRGPAGAPGLRGDKGETGEAGERGMKGHRGFTGMQGPPGPSGPPGDQGPAGSAGPAGPRGPAGSAGSPGKDGMSGLPGPTGPPGPRGRSGEMGPAGPPGPPGPPGAPGAPGGGFDLGFIAQPQEKAPDPFRMYRADDANVLRDRDLEVDSTLKSLSQQIEQIRSPDGTRKNPARTCRDLKMCHPDWKSGEYWIDPDQGCTQDAIKVYCNMETGETCVPPTQREVAQKNWYVSKNIKEKKHIWFGEAMNDGFQFEYGSEGSLPEDVNIQLTFLRLMSTEASQNITYHCKNSVAYMDANAGNLKKALLLQGSNEIEIRAEGNSRFTYSVLEDGCTSHTGTWGKTVIDYKTSKTSRLPIIDIAPMDVGAPDQEFGLEVGPVCFL